Proteins encoded together in one Polypterus senegalus isolate Bchr_013 chromosome 16, ASM1683550v1, whole genome shotgun sequence window:
- the abcg5 gene encoding ATP-binding cassette sub-family G member 5 isoform X1 has protein sequence MDGSSTPKDLELRSKREWRGHPGTAGSRPSCSLSVSRVSYSVSDRVGPWWDLPSYRKKWTRQILKEVSFYVESGQIMGILGNSGSGKTTLLDAISGRIGNAGNLLGDVYVNGQKLKREHFQDCFSYVLQSDNLLCYLTVQETLTYTARLALQKHSVESIRKKVDSVMAELSLSHVAGTVIGGRVFSGISGGERRRVSIAAQLLQDPMDLTSVDTRSTEREVETFDRVKAIRCAYEESDIYQRMLDNIEGARQQRERHPVPFKSKESPSDLCKLLVLLRRNTKNLLRNRIGILMRLFQNLIFGLFIAFFLMKLHEDVLKGAIQDRIGVIYQTMGGTPYTGMLNAVALFPALRAISDQESADGLYEKWHMLLAYIIHILPLSIISVVFFTTFLYWTVGMFPDLIRFICYTAVVLVPHVVGELLALVLLGIIQNPNIVNSAVALFNIAGILVGSGFLRSSQEMPELFQWLSYLTFQKYGCELLVVTEFYGLNFTCGEKPSNPGTGVHPCIFSNGIQFIEDGYPGAVSRYTLDFLMLYAFLPALVILGIISFSIRDYIAHR, from the exons ATGGACGGCTCAAGCACCCCCAAGGACCTGGAGCTCCGCAGTAAGAGAGAGTGGCGCGGTCATCCGGGGACGGCGGGGAGTCGGCCCTCCTGCAGCCTGAGCGTCAGCCGCGTGTCCTACTCGGTGAG TGACCGGGTTGGACCCTGGTGGGATTTGCCTTCTTATCGTAAGAAATGGACCCGACAAATCCTCAAAGAGGTTTCATTCTATGTAGAAAGTGGACAAATCATGGGCATTTTGGGAAATTCTG GCTCGGGGAAGACCACCCTCCTGGACGCCATCTCCGGGCGGATTGGAAATGCTGGGAATCTCCTCGGTGACGTGTATGTGAACGGTCAGAAGTTGAAGAGGGAGCATTTCCAGGACTGTTTCTCCTATGTTCTGCAG AGTGATAATCTGCTCTGCTACTTGACCGTCCAGGAAACGCTGACCTACACTGCCCGGCTGGCACTTCAGAAACACTCCGTGGAGTCCATCCGCAAGAAG GTGGACTCCGTGATGGCTGAACTTAGCCTGAGCCACGTGGCGGGGACTGTGATTGGCGGACGCGTCTTCTCCGGAATTTCTGGTGGCGAACGACGGCGCGTCTCTATTGCTGCTCAGCTGCTTCAGGATCCAA TGGACCTCACTTCAGTTGACACGAGGAGCACAGAGCGAGAGGTCGAGACCTTTGACCGAGTCAAGGCCATCCGGTGTGCCTATGAGGAGTCCGACATTTACCAGCGCATGCTGGACAACATCGAGGGAGCACGGCAGCAGAGGGAGCGACATCCTGTCCCCTTCAAAAGCAAAGAATCTCCCAGCGACCTGTGCAAATTGTTGGTCCTGCTCAG GCGAAACACAAAGAACCTGTTAAGGAACCGGATTGGCATCCTGATGCGTCTCTTCCAGAACCTGATCTTTGGGCTCTTCATAGCATTCTTTCTCATGAAACTACACGAGGAtgttttgaaaggtgctatacaagaCCGAATCGGTGTCATCTACCAGACCATGGGGGGCACACCATACACAGGGATGTTGAATGCAGTGGCTTTGT TCCCAGCACTGAGGGCAATCAGTGATCAGGAAAGTGCCGATGGCCTGTATGAGAAATGGCACATGTTGCTGGCCTACATCATCCACATTCTGCCGCTCAGTATCATTAGTGTGGTCTTCTTCACCACTTTCTTATACTG GACGGTGGGTATGTTCCCAGATTTGATCCGGTTCATCTGCTATACTGCAGTGGTTCTGGTACCCCATGTCGTAGGAGAACTGCTAGCTCTAGTTCTGCTAGGGATCATTCAAAACCCAAATATTGTCAACAGTGCCGTTGCCCTGTTCAACATTGCTGGTATTCTGGTAGGCTCTGGATTTCTTAG AAGCTCACAGGAGATGCCCGAACTTTTCCAGTGGCTCAGTTACCTGACTTTTCAGAAATATGGTTGTGAGCTGCTGGTTGTCACAGAGTTCTATGGGCTAAACTTTACTTGCG GAGAAAAACCCAGCAACCCAGGCACAGGTGTCCACCCCTGTATCTTCAGCAATGGCATCCAGTTCATAGAGGACGGGTACCCAGGTGCAGTTTCACGGTATACTCTGGATTTCCTCATGCTGTACGCCTTTCTGCCTGCACTTGTTATCTTGGGGATCATCAGTTTCAGCATTCGAGACTACATTGCTCATCGCTAA
- the abcg5 gene encoding ATP-binding cassette sub-family G member 5 isoform X2 has translation MDGSSTPKDLELRSKREWRGHPGTAGSRPSCSLSVSRVSYSVSDRVGPWWDLPSYRKKWTRQILKEVSFYVESGQIMGILGNSGSGKTTLLDAISGRIGNAGNLLGDVYVNGQKLKREHFQDCFSYVLQSDNLLCYLTVQETLTYTARLALQKHSVESIRKKVDSVMAELSLSHVAGTVIGGRVFSGISGGERRRVSIAAQLLQDPKLILLDEPTTGLDSMTANQIVVLLSELAQKDRIVIVSIHQPRSELFRVFNQIAIMSCGELVFCGQPEEMVNFFSSCGYECPEYCNPFSFTVDLTSVDTRSTEREVETFDRVKAIRCAYEESDIYQRMLDNIEGARQQRERHPVPFKSKESPSDLCKLLVLLRRNTKNLLRNRIGILMRLFQNLIFGLFIAFFLMKLHEDVLKGAIQDRIGVIYQTMGGTPYTGMLNAVALFPALRAISDQESADGLYEKWHMLLAYIIHILPLSIISVVFFTTFLYWTVGMFPDLIRFICYTAVVLVPHVVGELLALVLLGIIQNPNIVNSAVALFNIAGILVGSGFLRSSQEMPELFQWLSYLTFQKYGCELLVVTEFYGLNFTCGEKPSNPGTGVHPCIFSNGIQFIEDGYPGAVSRYTLDFLMLYAFLPALVILGIISFSIRDYIAHR, from the exons ATGGACGGCTCAAGCACCCCCAAGGACCTGGAGCTCCGCAGTAAGAGAGAGTGGCGCGGTCATCCGGGGACGGCGGGGAGTCGGCCCTCCTGCAGCCTGAGCGTCAGCCGCGTGTCCTACTCGGTGAG TGACCGGGTTGGACCCTGGTGGGATTTGCCTTCTTATCGTAAGAAATGGACCCGACAAATCCTCAAAGAGGTTTCATTCTATGTAGAAAGTGGACAAATCATGGGCATTTTGGGAAATTCTG GCTCGGGGAAGACCACCCTCCTGGACGCCATCTCCGGGCGGATTGGAAATGCTGGGAATCTCCTCGGTGACGTGTATGTGAACGGTCAGAAGTTGAAGAGGGAGCATTTCCAGGACTGTTTCTCCTATGTTCTGCAG AGTGATAATCTGCTCTGCTACTTGACCGTCCAGGAAACGCTGACCTACACTGCCCGGCTGGCACTTCAGAAACACTCCGTGGAGTCCATCCGCAAGAAG GTGGACTCCGTGATGGCTGAACTTAGCCTGAGCCACGTGGCGGGGACTGTGATTGGCGGACGCGTCTTCTCCGGAATTTCTGGTGGCGAACGACGGCGCGTCTCTATTGCTGCTCAGCTGCTTCAGGATCCAA AGCTCATTTTACTGGATGAGCCGACCACAGGCCTGGACAGCATGACGGCCAATCAGATTGTGGTCCTGCTTTCGGAGTTGGCCCAAAAAGATCGGATTGTCATCGTCTCCATCCACCAGCCCAGATCCGAGCTGTTCAGA GTCTTTAATCAGATTGCCATCATGAGCTGCGGTGAACTAGTGTTTTGTGGCCAGCCGGAGGAAATGGTTAACTTTTTCAGTAGCTGCGGGTATGAGTGTCCGGAGTATTGCAACCCCT TCTCTTTCACAGTGGACCTCACTTCAGTTGACACGAGGAGCACAGAGCGAGAGGTCGAGACCTTTGACCGAGTCAAGGCCATCCGGTGTGCCTATGAGGAGTCCGACATTTACCAGCGCATGCTGGACAACATCGAGGGAGCACGGCAGCAGAGGGAGCGACATCCTGTCCCCTTCAAAAGCAAAGAATCTCCCAGCGACCTGTGCAAATTGTTGGTCCTGCTCAG GCGAAACACAAAGAACCTGTTAAGGAACCGGATTGGCATCCTGATGCGTCTCTTCCAGAACCTGATCTTTGGGCTCTTCATAGCATTCTTTCTCATGAAACTACACGAGGAtgttttgaaaggtgctatacaagaCCGAATCGGTGTCATCTACCAGACCATGGGGGGCACACCATACACAGGGATGTTGAATGCAGTGGCTTTGT TCCCAGCACTGAGGGCAATCAGTGATCAGGAAAGTGCCGATGGCCTGTATGAGAAATGGCACATGTTGCTGGCCTACATCATCCACATTCTGCCGCTCAGTATCATTAGTGTGGTCTTCTTCACCACTTTCTTATACTG GACGGTGGGTATGTTCCCAGATTTGATCCGGTTCATCTGCTATACTGCAGTGGTTCTGGTACCCCATGTCGTAGGAGAACTGCTAGCTCTAGTTCTGCTAGGGATCATTCAAAACCCAAATATTGTCAACAGTGCCGTTGCCCTGTTCAACATTGCTGGTATTCTGGTAGGCTCTGGATTTCTTAG AAGCTCACAGGAGATGCCCGAACTTTTCCAGTGGCTCAGTTACCTGACTTTTCAGAAATATGGTTGTGAGCTGCTGGTTGTCACAGAGTTCTATGGGCTAAACTTTACTTGCG GAGAAAAACCCAGCAACCCAGGCACAGGTGTCCACCCCTGTATCTTCAGCAATGGCATCCAGTTCATAGAGGACGGGTACCCAGGTGCAGTTTCACGGTATACTCTGGATTTCCTCATGCTGTACGCCTTTCTGCCTGCACTTGTTATCTTGGGGATCATCAGTTTCAGCATTCGAGACTACATTGCTCATCGCTAA